Proteins found in one Coffea eugenioides isolate CCC68of chromosome 5, Ceug_1.0, whole genome shotgun sequence genomic segment:
- the LOC113770219 gene encoding phosphatidate cytidylyltransferase 1, producing the protein MTQRDHGPASPSTPRFRHRRRSTESFPDVRKLSGSYLLVDDENKYRSMRIRTASTFWMLISILFILYMGHLYICAMVVVIQIFMTGELFSLSRRVNEERQLPGFRLLNWHFFFTAMLHVYGRILSQHLVKTVTSERAFYKLVNKLVKYQMVICYFLYIAGVVCFILTLKKKMYKYQFGQYAWTHMILITVFMQSSFTVANIFEGIFWFLLPASLIAINDIAAYLFGFFFGRTPLIKLSPKKTWEGFIGASVATMASAFLLANIMGRFQWFTCPRKDLSTGWLECEPGPLFKPDYYSLSGLLPEWFPWKEISILPVQWHALCLGLFASMIAPFGGFFASGFKRAFKIKDFGASIPGHGGFTDRMDCQMVMAIFAYIYYQSFVASQDNPVEMILDQIVRHLSFEEQNALYLKLSQIFEERQFITSLSR; encoded by the exons ATGACACAGAGGGATCATGGTCCTGCTTCTCCATCTACTCCTAGATTTCGTCATCGTAGGCGTTCAACTGAG TCTTTTCCGGATGTACGCAAATTGAGCGGAAGCTACTTACTCGTTGATGACGAGAACAAGTACAGATCAATGCGGATCCGCACAGCTTCTACGTTTTGGATGCTTATAAGTATACTATTCATTCTTTACATGGGTCATCTTTATATCTGTGCCATGGTGGTTGTCATCCAAATATTCATGACTGGAGAGCTATTCAGTTTATCGAGAAGAGTCAACGAGGAAAGGCAGCTTCCAGGATTTAGGCTGCTAAACTG GCATTTCTTCTTCACAGCAATGCTGCATGTATACGGCCGTATCCTCAGTCAACATCTTGTAAAAACTGTAACGTCTGAAAGGGCCTTCTATAAGCTGGTGAACAAGCTTGTAAAATACCAGATGGTCATTTGCTATTTCTTATATATTGCAG GAGTCGTGTGCTTCATTCTCACCCTGAAGAAGAAGATGTACAAATATCAGTTTGGTCAGTATGCGTGGACACACATGATCCTCATTACGGTATTCATGCAGTCATCGTTCACTGTAGCCAACATTTTTGAAGGAATATTCTG GTTCCTTTTGCCTGCATCACTTATAGCTATCAACGATATAGCTGCTTATCTTTTTGGTTTCTTCTTTGGAAGAACACCACTGATCAAACTTTCTCCAAAAAAGACCTGGGAGGGTTTTATCGGAGCATCTGTTGCAACCATGGCATCAGCATTTCTG CTTGCAAACATCATGGGCCGTTTTCAGTGGTTTACTTGTCCAAGAAAG GATCTATCAACCGGTTGGCTCGAGTGTGAACCTGGTCCATTGTTTAAGCCGGATTACTACTCATTATCTGGGTTGCTTCCTGAATGG TTCCCATGGAAGGAGATATCCATTTTGCCCGTGCAGTGGCATGCTTTATGCCTGGGCTTGTTTGCATCAATGATAGCACCTTTTGGAGGTTTCTTTGCGAGTGGATTCAAGAGAGCTTTTAAGATCAAG GATTTTGGTGCCAGCATTCCTGGACATGGAGGTTTTACTGATAGAATGGACTGCCAG ATGGTGATGGCCATATTTGCTTACATCTATTACCAGTCTTTCGTTGCTTCCCAAGACAATCCTGTCGAGATGATCTTGGATCAG ATTGTACGGCATCTCAGCTTCGAGGAGCAAAACGCACTCTATTTGAAGCTCAGTCAGATATTCGAGGAGCGGcagtttatcacttccttgagcAGATAA